From the Luteitalea sp. genome, the window CTTTCAGATTGATTCCATCTACGATCGCTATTTCACCTGATGACTGCTGAGCTGGTGTCAAGGCGAGGCCTCCGTCACTTGACGAACCACGCGGAGCAGGTTGCCGCCCAGGAACTTCCTGATCCGCGGCTCGGACCACCCTCGCTTCAGCATGGCCTCGGTGAGCATCGGCAGATCGCGGATGTCGCGCATCCCCCGAGGCAGCGTCGGACCGCCGTCGAAGTCCGATCCGAGCATGACGTGATCCTCGCCAACCAACTCGATCGCACGCTCCACCACGCCCAGCCACTCATACGGCGTCAGCTTGATCGCGTCGGGGGCATGGATCCCGACCATGGGGAACTGAGGCGCGACGAGCATATCCAGCTGTTCGATGGTCATGCTCGCTTCGTTGTCGCCGATGTCAGTCGTGTCCCAGAACGGTTTGCCGGCATGCTTGGAGCGCCAGTCGAAGACCTTCACGTTGTGGAACTCGTTGCCGATCTGGAAACCAATGACGCCTCCCTTGGCGGCAAGCTTCCGGAGCAGGTCGTCGGGCATCGTGCGCGGGATGTTGTTGAAGCTGCGCAGGCCGTGGTGTGTGGCGAGGACGGGGTCGGCGCTGACCTCGATGGCTTCGGCAATCGTCTCGTCCGAGCCATGGGAGACATTGATGACCATCCCGAGACGATTGGCTTCACGGATGACCGCGCGACCGCGGTCGTTGAGGCCCTGCCACTTGGGAGGTGCGCAGCAAGAGTCGGCGAAATCGTTCGTCCAATTGTGTGCAGGGAGCTGGAATGATCGCAGCCCCAGTCGATAGAGGTTGCGAAGGACGGCAAGGTCGCCGTCGAGATCGAAGCCGCCTTCGAGATCCATGAAGGCGGCAATCTTCCCCGAACGGCTGATGCGTTCGACATCCGATGCGGTGAAGGCGAGCTCGATCTGGTCCTTGTTCTTCTCGAGCTGTGTGTAGGCGGCATCGATGAGCCGGAGCACCTGCTTCGTCTCGAGACGTGCGGGGTAGTACTGCTCGGTCACGAACAGGCTGAAGAACATCGCGTCGAGCCCGCCCTCCTTCGCGCGCGGCAGATCGAACTGTCCATCGTCGACGCGCTGGCCCATGTCACCGCCGTGGTAGAACTGGCGATTGACCACATGGACATGGGCATCGAAGACGAGCGCGTCCTCATGGAGCGTATTGGCGCGATCGGGGGGTTGGGCCGACATGAGCACCGGAAGTGCGCAGACGGTCAGGCAGACGAGGCGTCGTGTCATGGCTCTGGCGATCTGATCATTGCTGCGCATGATGGTTACGCTACATCGGCATGGGCGTGACGGCGAACCCGCGCGCGTCGGCTCTTGCTGCCGCGGCACGGATCCGTAAGAATACGTCCGTTGGGTGCAGACAGATGCTCGGCGCGGCGTCCCGCGGCAGGAGGAGAGCCATGAAGAAGGCGACGACTACGACACGTCAAGGTCAGATGACGCGCCGCGAGTTCGTCGGTGGGGCCGTCGCGGCCGCCGGCGTGCTGACAGGGGCACCCGCATTGCTCCGGGGCCGGAATCTGAACGACAAGTTGGATATCGCGTTCATCGCCTGCGGCGGTCGCGCCGACACGAGCATCGAAGAGCTCACCATCACGCCGGGGCAGGGCGGCGGTCAGGGCTCCGAGGCGGCACCGCATCCGGACGAGAACGTCATCGTCCTCTGCGACGTGGACCAGAGCGCGCTGGACGCCGCCGCCCTGCGGTTCCCGCGGGCCAGGAGGTACAACGACCTCCGGCGCGTGTTCGATCGCCCCAACGACTTCGACGCCGTCGTCGTCTCCACGACCGAGCACACCCACGTCTTCGCGACCTACCTGGCCCTGACGCACGGCAAGCACGTCTACTGCGAGAAGCCCCTTACCCACGATGTCTGGGAAGCGCGGCTCATTCGGGAGACTGCCGCCAAGCACCCGAAGCTGTCGACGCAAATGGGCAACCAGGGCCACGCCTCACCGGCGCGTCGCACGCTCGAAGAAATCCTCATGACCGGTGCCATCGGGCCAGTGCACGAGGTACACGTGTGGGCAGACCGCGCGTGGGGACTCCAGGATGCGACGTCCGCCGAAGAGTTCGACAAGCCGCACGGGTTCTACAAGGGCATCCAGATCGTGGACCGGTTCAAGGAAGCGATGCCGATCCCGGCGACCAACCATTTCGATCTGTGGCTGGGACCTGCCCCTGCGCGGCCGTTCCACGAGACATACTTCCCAGGACCCCGATGGTACCGCTGGTGGGACTTCGGCAACGGTACGATGAGCGACCTCGGCAGCCATGACAACGACGTGCCGTACACGATGCTGGACATCAAGCAGCCGCGGACGATCGAAGCCACGTCGCCGAACGGACCGGCTCATCGCGAGCTCGCGCCTGCGACCATGACCGTGGTCTACGAGTTCCCCGCGCAGCCGTCCGGGGCGCCTCCCGTGAAATTGGTCTGGCATCAGGGCGACAGCAAGCCGCCGGGCTGGCTGCCGGAGTGGGGCGGCCGGTCGCAGTTGTTCATCGGAGCGAAGGGCATGCTGCTCGGCAACGGCACGCTGTTGCCCGAGGAGAAGTTCAAGGACTTCCAGACGCCGCCAGAAACGCTGCCCCGCTCACCGGGTCACTGGGTCGAGTGGGTCAATTACGCCAAGGGGCTTGGTCCGGTCCCCGGCTCGAACTTCCAGTACTCCGGTTGGACCACCGAAGCCAATCACCTCGGTAACGTCGCCTATCGCACGGGGAAGAAGATTGAATGGGATTACGAGAACCTGCGCGCGCGCAACGCGCCCGAAGCGGCCCCATTCATCAAGAAGCCCGAGTACCGCAAAGGCTGGGACGACATCCTGAAGGCCTAGCCGACCAGTGGGAGCAGACAGTCCGTGTGGACCTCTCGGTCCGAGATGCAAAGAGGAGATCTGTGTGCCGATGACGCGGCGAGATTTCGTGAAGCAGGCC encodes:
- a CDS encoding membrane dipeptidase, with protein sequence MRSNDQIARAMTRRLVCLTVCALPVLMSAQPPDRANTLHEDALVFDAHVHVVNRQFYHGGDMGQRVDDGQFDLPRAKEGGLDAMFFSLFVTEQYYPARLETKQVLRLIDAAYTQLEKNKDQIELAFTASDVERISRSGKIAAFMDLEGGFDLDGDLAVLRNLYRLGLRSFQLPAHNWTNDFADSCCAPPKWQGLNDRGRAVIREANRLGMVINVSHGSDETIAEAIEVSADPVLATHHGLRSFNNIPRTMPDDLLRKLAAKGGVIGFQIGNEFHNVKVFDWRSKHAGKPFWDTTDIGDNEASMTIEQLDMLVAPQFPMVGIHAPDAIKLTPYEWLGVVERAIELVGEDHVMLGSDFDGGPTLPRGMRDIRDLPMLTEAMLKRGWSEPRIRKFLGGNLLRVVRQVTEASP
- a CDS encoding gfo/Idh/MocA family oxidoreductase, which gives rise to MTRREFVGGAVAAAGVLTGAPALLRGRNLNDKLDIAFIACGGRADTSIEELTITPGQGGGQGSEAAPHPDENVIVLCDVDQSALDAAALRFPRARRYNDLRRVFDRPNDFDAVVVSTTEHTHVFATYLALTHGKHVYCEKPLTHDVWEARLIRETAAKHPKLSTQMGNQGHASPARRTLEEILMTGAIGPVHEVHVWADRAWGLQDATSAEEFDKPHGFYKGIQIVDRFKEAMPIPATNHFDLWLGPAPARPFHETYFPGPRWYRWWDFGNGTMSDLGSHDNDVPYTMLDIKQPRTIEATSPNGPAHRELAPATMTVVYEFPAQPSGAPPVKLVWHQGDSKPPGWLPEWGGRSQLFIGAKGMLLGNGTLLPEEKFKDFQTPPETLPRSPGHWVEWVNYAKGLGPVPGSNFQYSGWTTEANHLGNVAYRTGKKIEWDYENLRARNAPEAAPFIKKPEYRKGWDDILKA